A window of Glycine soja cultivar W05 chromosome 2, ASM419377v2, whole genome shotgun sequence genomic DNA:
gtatggAGAATGTCTTTAGACAAATTGGAAATGAGGTTGATATTAATTTTTGGACTAAACCAATGTTGTCCAAGCCTTAGTTGCTATAATGAGTGATTTTATAAAAGATGGCTCCTGGGATATCCCTATCCTTTTTTAGGGACATCCTAActtggaaaacaaattaagtcAAATTTTAATTCCTTTACAAGATGCAGCGGATCAGAAAATGTGGAGCACGACAGATTTGGGCTCTGTTTCTCTAAAAGAAGTATACAACTTTCAAAACCCAGCAGGGCAATGAGTTTATTGGGTAAAGGTAATTTGGAGTAATTTCATTTCCCCATCTAAATCTTTCCTAGTGTGGCGGATAATTCATAATCATATGCCAATTGATGAGTGTCTTTGGAGCAAAAGATGCACCGTGGTTTCTATATGCAGTCTTTATAATGCAGTTGCTGAAACAACATgacatttattatttgattttgccTTTGCTAGGGAATTGCTGAAACAACCGATGCAAAAAACAGAATCACCCATACTACACCTTTCACGTAAATAGTTTTTACTCTTAcctatttttgtaagaatttcaTCATTATTGCAACAAAAAACATGGTCATTTCTAATGTTTGCTTGCTTGGGAAGTTAAGCTTTGGAACTATGTATTCAGATATCATTGagtacaaaattttgaaagctTTTATTGTTTATGGGCATCTGGGAAGAGCTCCAATGATTAAACAAGTTGACTAGCTTCCCCCAAAATGCAATTAGATTAAATGTAACATTGATTGGCCACTAGAGGTGCTCTAGGTCCAGCAACATATGGCAGTCTTTAGAGTACTGCCACCATAGCATGTGATTGTCTATAATGTTATAAATGATTTCGTTTTGGTGTTCCTCTTGTCATTTTTCCTCTTTCCTCACACCATTTTTTTGTGGTCTTTTGTTCGGTTGACAATTCAAATTATATACTTCTGACTTCTGGTAACCAACTAACCATGTGCATGCAGCTAGGAATTGGACTACTTCTTGTGCTCCAGCAACTTAACTGGTAtcaatggtgttttttttttgtttctattttggcAAGATATTTGCAAGTGAAGGTAATTAATTGGATAgttttttctattgattaattGTCAATTAGGTGTCATGAAATTAGATATTAGTAAGCACCCCCTTTTAAATGTTTAATGTCTCGTGTCTTGAATTGTGGTGGTATGATAGGAATTTCATCCAGCGATGCTGCTACATTTGGACTTGGAGCTATGCAGGTCAAAATCTACATTCTCTAGAATAGATATTGGCATTGCCTTCATGTGAGTATCAAATTGTCAGACTTATAAATAACCTACATATGCAGGTTGCAGTGACTGGGATTAATTGCTACTTCGTTAGTAGACAGAAATGAAAGAAGGATGCTTCTAatgtattatgaaaaaaattgctTCTCATCAATATACACCATCACCTATTTATTTctgaaaattgtttttgaaaagtttaattatCATTAATTCTTTTGCAGCTATCCTCCTCTAATTAATGACACTAGCCTCCCCCTTGTAGCCACTGCATTCTATTTGGAGGTTGGTAATACTAATTCACCAACATTGGAGCTCATCAATTCAACTTTAACAGCTcagtaagtaatttaaaattaaatgttgttTCAATGAACCCAGGGAGTGGTATCAAATGATTCTAACCTTTATAAATTATTGGCAATGCTCTCTGTTATGTGGCTTGTGGTATGATTTTATTGATTTGGCacgtttctttctcttttcgtGCTTCAGATTTTCAGTACTTTGTCaatttgattaaatgtcaaTGTTCAGGCTTTGGTCATTGGATTTTCTCTAGGCAATGAACCAATCCACTGGATTATAAGTATGTCTGGGCTGAGGTATGCAGAAAGACCTATTTCGGCTTAGAATTAGTCATACTAATTGCATAGTGTTTGGAGGGCGTTTGACTGTTTTAGTAAGGAAAACTGCATTAAACTGCTTGAGACATCTATTGTAGAGACGGGGTCGTTCCATGTTAACCATGTCATTGAATCAGAGACTTGTGTGTTAATTACTATCTACAACTACTCTCATCAACTCTCTAATAAAAAAAGGTATTTGATCGTCAATTAATCCAGATAAAATATTTACTGCATATGAGTCAAGTCGTGTTATTGCATGTCTCATTAGAAAATGACATGACttgagtttaatttaattataacgaGAAGTgttaaaaacttatatatttttttaacgcattcttttaatcaaattttttataatgagtTAAACCttattgaaaattatgaaattagttgaaaaaaatattaaatattatatgatcgagttttataaaattttattatttttaataaattttaactaataaaaaaatatttcaaaagagtgtgttactaatttttttctagGATATGATAATTTCTCTTTTGTCGGTAAAAgattagagagaaagagagaaaagtctttaatatatattgtgTAAAGTCTTACTCTTTCATATTTTGCGCAAGAGAGAGGTTGAAAATTTTATCATTCTCGCCCATAAAAGATGTATTCTCTGCAAACGGAAAATTAGTAGCATGAAGGTTATGATAAGAATGCACATGATGAGAACGTATAATTAAGATGAGTTTAGCACCTAGAGCGATGCAAATTATTACCTGTGGAAAAATTGGGATGGTGATATCTTTGTCGCTAACTACTAAGGCTTAGCTTCCAATAGTTCACCTCATTCCTTCCTATTCGTGATCATCACCTGGAAATAATTTCTCAAAGAAAATTATATCGTAAGCAAAGTTACTTCAAAATTCACCTTTCAAATTAAGCTGTTTTAATTGGCAGCATGCAGTTTTCAATCTTAAATGCTTTAGTCGCAGAAACTGTTTATAACTTCATCCTTTTCTGCCACTCTTTTAGatgtaaaaaaaagtgttaataataaaatgaaaaaaatccatctattcttaataaattcaaattaaatatgaatatgtAACCTAGCTACTAGGTTCTAGTGATAGATGTTGAAATAGATGAATGAAAACTTAAGTTCAATCTTTATTATcgtcattataaaataaaattaaatataaatatatacttttttatataaactttattactttaaaaaaaacaattgtcgTCAATATtagtattactttttttattgtaataaagTCATAATTTTGTccgtatattttatatttatttaaagatttaattattttgctggTCATTTCCTATACTTAcatcaaattttcaattaggtctttaatttttttttaattaagtcccagaatttgtatttttttaattggatacTCTTATCTAATTGTCTTTAGGAACGAATAGAAGTGCAGAGAGTGGACTGGAATTCTATgaatccttaaatttttttcaaattttaaaataaatccttgaactttttatttcaatttaaactttaaatttgtatttatttttaaattatacatatttaaCAAGAATCTATTTAAAAACTGACAAATAGTTAAAAAACCTAATTAATAGATCATCAACCTTTGGAGCTAGTATTCTCATTTGTTCTAAAATCTTTGTAAGAGTGAGaatgactttttttaattaggtctctcaagtatttatgatttttaaataggTCCTTgaactcttttgttttgtttgaattgGATAACTCAATAAtgtgtcttttttatttttataattttaatttagactTGATATATATAAGGAGGACCACTGCTTCCCTGTGATAACCAACGCTTCAACCATTTCAGGGTACATCCCAGCCATCTTAAACGCCACCATTCCCCCATTGATGTACCACACACTGCGCTTGAAACACCTCCGAAGAAGACAAGATCAGGAACGTAGACGGcgtatttttttgttaaggcGCCAACTTTGTATTGCCATGCACCAGAACCACCGCGGGCTTGTTGGGGCTCGTGGTGATTCTGGGCTTCTCGTACTTTTTCTTCGGCTTCGTTATGGTGTCGGAGGGGACCCAGAAACTCATCACGGTGTAGGGCTTCACCCCAGCTGCCATCTTCATGAGGCAATGTAGCAATGGCCTCTGTGCTGCCACCAGCTTCACGGGTTCTATATGGGTCATTGTCATTGTTCATGGCCGCCCCAATCCAAGATGCCATCACCCAATCTATTATAAACATCTACATTGTCATTGTTCACAGCCAGTACTCCTGTTCATGCTCTATTTATTAAAGTTTAGTATTTCATATTCTAACTAAATGAATCGCATCCTAATTGTCCTGTTCATGCTCAATTAAGTATTTTAACACGcaatgttcattttaatatcacATTTTTCCAACACactttgtttattgaattatttataatttatggcaaatagtttaattataatatgtgaattttgatttttgcaTGTAATTTCTAATTATAGAAATTGTTCAACTCTGTACAAAACCTGTCTAGTATAATGACCACGATACTTCTAGTAATTGTACAATACGAGAAATTGAAGCCATGGAGATGCTTTTTATACGTTTCTAGGGGTGCATTATTTATCTATCTCTATTCTACTAAGCCGTTTATCCAATCTTGCAATTGATGTTCGATCTCAAAGAAAGGGAAGAGATTTTCGGAAAGTAAGTTTTTATGATCCAATAAAGaatcaaacatatttaaatatttttgttattctatATTTTCTTGAACGAGACGCTCAACCTAAAGAAACTGTTTAGGATATTTCAAAAAGGCTTATGTTTTTATGAAACTTAGCTCGAATCAACAAACAAAATtccattaatgaaataaaaaaaaggatgtGGATGACTTGtatataaatttctaaaaatctTTTCCATGCCCATGGATAATACAACTTCCGTTGAAGAAGTTGTACCACAAGATGCTTCAAATAATGGTGagtaattgaatatatatacaaCCTCTTGTTCGATTAGAGATTTTTATAGTTCATTTGCCAATATAAGATTGGTTATGGAAAACATTCAATCAAGTAAACCAAAAATAGCAGTCTTGGTATGTTGTAAACTTGTAATGAAGGTCAACACAGAAAATATTTGTAGAAGAAAGGGGTAAAAATGGATTAagacaaaaaatgaaagattaatGCCACAATTCTTAATGATTGATAAGTTGAGAAGAATtgaccataaaaaaataaaaaattatttgataaaaatttagaattccaaagaagaatcaaagaaAAACTCATTCTCTATTAGCAAAAGCTAAATTTCAATTGATCAAAAAGTCCCTACAAAATATTTAAGAGTCCTTTTATATATACcactaaataataaaactaagaaGCCAATTACAAGGCCCAATAAAACGCCAAATTAAACCAACAAAAATTACACAAACATAAGTCCTAAAAGGGCCCAATTATATAGACTCCTATTCTAAGGTTTTGCTCCACTTTAAGCTTTTCTTTTAGCTTCCTAATCCTCTATGATTCACTCATTGAAGGAAATTTGACCTCTCGAATTTTGGAGACATGTAACTACAAAATGTTTAAAAGTCTTATTTATATCACTAACAACCAAGAAGTCAATAGTAATCCTCTATCGTACCGACTACTTGATCACCAAAAATCAAGTCCTGTATCTAGTTTATATTTCCATAGACTACCTCGACGCACAACTAAAAACTGGGTATTGAGGTAGGTTTTCTTCTGCAGTTTTCGACCACTGAGGCATATTTGGTCGACAAAAATAAACTTCACAGGGTCATTGTGGCTTAATTTAGACACCTAGTTTGTTTTGGGGCTAACTCTCCAGATAATTTAAAGGATATTATGGTAACTTCTGCATTATTCATTATCGTAGTATTATACAACACAAAAATTGTTTGAGCAATCCGTTAACACCAAATAGTCAAATATTCAAAGTTGTAATGATATCCATCAATGTGAATCAACGCACCTTAAGTTATCGATACTctcaactaattaattatttaattaagtacTATATGGTTATCATGTTAATATTAgtcttgaattttaaaagataaatttcgtGAAATTTTTGTAATCTTTTTTACAATTTGTCAGTTTTCATATTCTCACAATTCATTGTATTGCAAAATTAGTATGAATAATAATATGCACGATTTTTTTCTCTGATTAAATCCATCCATTTAATTCTCACtgtattcttttttaaatgtttcaatttatttcttGTCTATATAGGCAAATACACATCATGGATCGCATTATCTTAattccatccacattgtttttttgggaaaaacaataaataaaaaatgtggtGTATGTATgccataaaaaaagaaaaagtggatAGTACGCAAGGGATCGCTTAATCAATTAGGTAGTCACCCAAAGTACTTGaggcttaattaaaaattaacaaagttGATGGAAATACTTTTAGCATAATTAGTCCACATAATCGACATTCCCCGTACAGtagtataattaataataataaatgaaaagataaaGACATGCTCTTTTAAGGCGCATAGTATATGCACAGTGGTTTAAGACCACCTTTGACCAAAAGGTTAGACCTCCTGAGAGGAGACAACTAGAGCTTACAGTTTGTTGCCTGAGATGTTATGATACTGACAAGAACTCAACTTTCTTAGGGAAGCATGACTTATTAGGGGTTTCTCTTACAATACAATCCCCTTTTCTAAACCTTGGTCCACAGCCTCCACCCTCGTTAGTATactactttattttttcttcgaATCCCCCctcctttttttccttgttcTCCATATTCTTATTCCATTTCTTCAATGTTGGTACTTTGAGGCCTTACCTGGCACTGCCAAAGAAGATCCCGTCAACAACAAGATCACTAGACCAATCCCAATCCCCCTAGCCACTGAAAGtgtagctctctctctctctctctctcgtctCAATGGATATCACGTTTGAACCAAAAATATAAGAAAGTGAGTTGTCCCTAACACCAAGTGAGAGAAAGACAGACATTCCAGTTGTATCTTGTTGCTTTTGAGGAATGTAATTTTATGTGTTCCCAAAGTTTATCATAGTAattattgtgttatttatttaatgttgctCGATATACGTACTTCTATAATAGTAATACTCCATTGTAgtagtattatattaaaaaaaatgtggctACCGGCGATGTTTAACACatttgcatgcatgcatgcaagCAAATCCCTCCATGATACCCACGTGGCATCTTGATTGACGATATTATTTACTAttcttgttaattattttaaatcaattttactagGATTTTCGTCGAATTAGGCGTTAGATACGATTtgggtaattatatttttatttcttttttcttctcctttacaTTGGGAAAGTGAAACACTGTGACATATGGGTCCCATGAAATCCAACAAGCCACGTAACATCATGATTAGGGAGAGCATTACATGTAAGACCGTGTAGAACTGCGGTCGTGAGGCGGTGACCATTTCTTGCACCACTCGCATGCACGTACGCTCTCGTTCTCAAGACATTGGATTACAACAAGAAAAACATACTATATCGGATAAATATcattgatttataattaaatttcaacaGTTACTAATATCTAGCgagtatttaaaaataaatttctcaaaatatataaatatttccaCACGTTCTAGGTTCTCACAGATAATGATTAATAGGAACTTTATTTATGGATAAACAATGGAATAGACACATACATTCCTTCACACGTCACACGCTAACTAGAAAGAGCAGAAGAGGAATGGCTCAAATTtcgaagtgaaaaaaaaaatcttagttgTACATATGTTCAAGATAGTGTGCTAAATCGATTAAAAATACCGTTAAAGAATTTAATCTTGTAAAAGTTAAGTGGATAAAAGTATAAGAATcagattaaaaattttaaattaaagacttatttaaattttgataaaactattaattaaatCGGCCCACAGACGACaattaatttaaagaatttttttatgaagcattattgtttattaatattaaaagttaatCTGAAAGAGAGTGTGGTGGCTAGAGTATGATCCACGTTAGATGAGGTTGCGTGAGGATGTAGAAAATGTGTGTAAATGAAAACATAAGGGTTTGTCTTGGGCTAATCGTAGTTTACAAAGcgaatagagagagagagagagagagagagagcatctTTTGGAAAGCGGTGGTCGTCCCCGTTTGTCGAACTATCATACGGTTCATTCATCAATCTCTAGAAGATCtgattctctctctctatcCGCGATGAATGTTTTTGAATCTTTTGATCGAATGGGGTCGATATTCCAGAGGAGGGTGTATTGGGTTTGGCCATGATGAATGTGGGGTCCCTTTTTTTGcgtttttttattcattcaccttgaaaacatttttggtattagtaatttaatttttaatgttgtttGTTGCGAcccttttctttgtttctttttggtATAGTAGTTTCTATCTTTGACCCATAGAAATGTGTTGTTGTCTAGTGGACTAGACACATAAGAAGCCAAGTGAGAAGCCAGTGCACAGTTGCTTTGATGATTGCAGGGTATCTCATTTGGGGAGACCTTTATCTCATTCTCTCTCTTTGgccactttttttattttttattttctctaaatgTGATCCAATCCAAATCTCAGGATCTTCTCTTGTTGTTGTTCAATATATTCAgttgttttgttctttcttcGCTTCTTAAGCTTCTTTCTACGGCTACTACTAATACTGTTGCCCCCATCAGCAACTGGTCCTCCTAAAAGGCAATGTTGGTGTGATGGGGTTTGGATTCGGGGCAGGAGGTTACTATCATGACAATTGACGAACTTGCCTTTGTTTTGATTCACGTGATTCCCTTGGTACGGTCCAGCAGCTACTGAAtcatctacaaaaaaaaaaaaaaaaaactggtcgTTGTGGTTTTTTGCTGCACATTTCACGGATTGGACGGCCTATAACAACAACTAAGGGAGCAGTGGATATGTTCTGTTGTCTTAGCAACAAGAGTGGTGGTCATTGTTCTGTTCaacttcaaaataataataataaggtcTTATTAGCCACATAACCAGTATCCTTAACTTAAGACActctttaagaaattaaaaatatatatatttattatataaattaaaagggaataaaaaaaataataaacaatatgatttttttaatagttgttCTAAGAACACAACCGATTAAGAtttgcataataataataataagtcttCGCATGTGTGTACACTCACTATACTAACCCCACCAATTGGACCTATCCCACCACTCATCAAAGTGCGTGACAAGCAAATGAAACGTTTATTCACATCTTGTGTGAagtatttttataactttagtCCATCAATATATAATATGCATCTCACATGACAATTCAAACTGACAACTATTGCAACTTTAGTTTCACTTACGTACGTACACAGATGATATAATTACGATTCTCTCCCGTCAAAATTTCAAGTGATtttgttatatgataattttgtgtttatttttatgaCGCAAGCTAGCCTGGGGACCTCAACATGTCCCCCATCATGAGAAACAAAGGAGATCTGTTAGATGtacaaaaaaatttgagatTATTGTAGGACTGCCACactggataaattttttaaaaaaatattgttttattttctttaatttctttctgtCTCTATTGCAATTTCTTGGGGTTTCTCTGGATGGGAGAAAGAAAACGTTCAGCACGCAATTGCCGGGGATGCAGTGACGTCGATGTTCTTGATGTCGGAGTTGCAGTTTTGGCAAAGGGAGTGTATGAGATTTTCTCCTCCACGCGCTCATTGTCTTGCACTTGTGAGCTGGTTCCATGTGTCCCTGCGCAAAGGGAGAAGAAGCAGAGACCGGAAGAGgggacatgttttttttttcattagaaaTTAATCCAATGTAGGCAAATCTATGGTGAAACTACACTTATCTCGAAAAAATCCCTATCCTGCGGACTACCTTTGTTTCTCACCGTGGAGGACTTGAGAAGGTTCCCCACGCTAGCCTGcgtcttattttttataagcattcgtatattttgataatataatactatttgtttaatatttatgaataaaacttttaaaacatttgaatttgactCAGTCAAAGTACGAATATTGCACAATAAGAAAAAGTaagaatatatttatcattaattttaattaaaatattttattaatttaattgacattcaattatcaacaaatatatttaactttaatttatatagttcgtcaatataaaatatttttatacaaatatttaataaaatttgatcattttaatacattatcttatttagtttttagtaattaagattattttttcatagtatagactaaatatatttcatgagaataattttgatcaaattGAGTAAGACTATGTTGTTGagtatttaaaacatttatatatttatgactcaaatttaacattattaatttaactaaaacagtcttatattaattaattcacaTGCTTAAAACAGTTATATATTGTTAGTTTTAATACAATATAAAGataaagtaaatttttattgggtgtttaaatgtttataaattaaactattaTTGCTTCCaaggtatattttttattttataataattaaattttaatattaacattaaaatatatgatatgaggttatagttataaattttataccTCAGTTGATAACAcatgttaaaattataaaaaaataattattgattattgCAAAATactttatcattaaaaaaattaaatatgattaagcttcataaaaaaaatcacatatgcAAAATACCTTAGAATTCTTCTAAAGAGCCACATGTTctgattataataaatatattattgggAGGAGGGGGAAGACTAAGCTTCAAAAGCTAATTCCATAGCcgatcaagaaattaaaatttgtcagCATATCTTAGGAAATAAAACGGGGTATATGCTTAATTAGCAGCATTGGGATTAGAGCGGGTGTTTATGAAGGGAGCGTGAGAGAGAGTAGGGAAGTACTATTCCATTTTCCTTGGGGGATGGCAGTGATACGGATACAGACAGAGGTTTTTTTTATGGGTATCGGGTTTGAGACACTAATAAAGCCTCGTGATCGGAGAATACTGTTTCCCACTGTCACGTGCCCACTTTTGACTACCCAATGACCAAACCCATTGCACTCTTTCTCTTCCTATAAATTTGACATCATGCATCAGAAAATCTTATGCAGACTCACCAACAGTGCCACAGATACAAACTCAAAAAcccttccctttccctttcctTCCACTACTACCCTACCACCTCACTCTTTCCCACTCTACTGGCTCTGGGTCCCTCCAATTCATTTGTGCATACCTCCATTCGCAGTTAACGACAACGTGGACTGCAGCTGCTGACTGGTATTTCGCCATTTTCTTAGCTTATAAAGCTACCTGACAACACCCACTTCTCACTTCTCCCCCCCTCTCCCGTACCATTTTAACTCTTTCTTCCCATTTCAAACCTTCTATCATTGCATTTccaatctctctctctttaaaatttgacacaaaggaggaggaggaggagcagCCGGTGAAAACAAGAGGAGATCGATCAAAATCGGGGAAATGATGCATCATTGTTGTGGAAGCTCACAGGGGCACGTGATGGGCACTTGCACATGCGGCATGTATCACAATCACAATAGCAGCGAAGCCAGCTCTTATGGGTCGATGCTGTTTTCTATGCCCAACAACAACGAATATTACCAAGAACACGACATCTATTCTTCCTTCACGCCCTCTCATTCCTCCGTCGACTGCACGCTCTCCCTCGGAACCCCCTCCACGCGTTTAACCCAAGACGAGGACGACAACAAACGACACCGTCACCAACGTCGTTCTGGTGTCACCAGTTTTTGCTGGGATCTGCTCCATTCcaatcacaacaacaacaacatcacgCAATCTCAAAGCAAGTCTAGCAGCAGAggaagcaacaacaacaacgactCTCTCCTCGCTCGTCGTTGCGCTAACT
This region includes:
- the LOC114382213 gene encoding GATA transcription factor 18-like; translation: MMHHCCGSSQGHVMGTCTCGMYHNHNSSEASSYGSMLFSMPNNNEYYQEHDIYSSFTPSHSSVDCTLSLGTPSTRLTQDEDDNKRHRHQRRSGVTSFCWDLLHSNHNNNNITQSQSKSSSRGSNNNNDSLLARRCANCDTTSTPLWRNGPRGPKSLCNACGIRFKKEQRRASAAGATSASAAVPGGAMESARVYGHHHNNSWYAHSQSQKMMGNELRFMDDSDDRDSDNNGIPFLSWKLNIPDRTSLVDERW